In a genomic window of Infirmifilum sp. NZ:
- a CDS encoding restriction endonuclease, giving the protein MKISDISEGAGVDREFVEEILRNLRVNVEDGVIREPLEAFLIKAWRAGYDVVSLALNSGWSDLEALVSYVLREAGYSTYRTVRFKFRGRRFEVDVLAFKKGLSLCVDCKRWKRLREGMLRRAADAQHERCSVLSKALEAGILAYDIQPGEYRMIPVVVSLYEPEVPVYSNSVITSLRGLADLASEDTIYALMTAGVQPISFTVQRRIRLL; this is encoded by the coding sequence GTGAAAATCTCGGATATCTCTGAGGGGGCTGGAGTCGATCGCGAGTTCGTCGAAGAGATTCTCAGGAATCTGCGCGTGAACGTTGAGGACGGGGTTATCAGGGAGCCGCTTGAAGCCTTTCTGATTAAAGCCTGGCGGGCAGGCTACGACGTGGTTTCGCTGGCCCTGAACTCGGGTTGGAGTGATTTAGAAGCGCTCGTATCTTACGTGCTTCGCGAAGCGGGCTACAGTACGTACAGGACAGTCAGGTTTAAGTTCAGGGGTCGGAGGTTCGAAGTCGACGTGCTTGCATTTAAAAAGGGACTGTCGCTCTGCGTCGACTGCAAGCGGTGGAAGCGCCTGCGTGAAGGCATGCTACGGAGAGCCGCGGACGCCCAGCACGAGAGGTGCAGCGTTTTGTCCAAAGCGCTGGAAGCAGGCATCTTAGCCTACGACATACAACCGGGAGAGTACAGAATGATACCGGTGGTGGTTTCGCTCTACGAGCCTGAAGTGCCCGTTTACTCGAACTCGGTAATAACAAGTCTGAGAGGGTTAGCTGACCTCGCCTCAGAAGATACTATATATGCGCTTATGACAGCTGGGGTTCAGCCAATAAGCTTCACGGTGCAAAGGCGAATCCGGCTCCTTTAA
- a CDS encoding tryptophan--tRNA ligase yields MSYGDYSVTPWEAKGKIDYDKLVEEFGVEKISEPLLEQIRKITGDLHPLLRRRFFFAHRDLGLVLEDYLSGRGFFLYTGRAPSKAPMHIAHIVPFIMTRWLQEKFNVNVYIEIPDEEKFLAKKVESLEEVEPYVKQDILNIAALGFDENKTFIFRDSEYIGRMYKPAVLVARHINFSTARAVFGFDGETSIGLIFYPALQIVPTLFEKKRPLIPCGIDQDPYFRLQRDIAPRLNRFKTSEILAKLAWGLTGPESKMSASEPETAIMLNDSPEAVKRKIMNAFTGGRATVEEQRKLGGAPEVCTVFHWYTLLFEEDDKKLEERYWACKTGKLLCGECKAELVKRINNFLSLHSKRVADAERKVSKFMYDGKLASEMWNWEFKT; encoded by the coding sequence ATGTCATACGGGGACTACAGCGTTACCCCATGGGAGGCTAAAGGTAAGATAGATTACGATAAGCTTGTGGAGGAGTTCGGTGTTGAGAAGATAAGCGAGCCTCTCCTAGAGCAGATAAGAAAGATCACCGGGGATCTTCACCCTCTGCTTCGCAGAAGGTTCTTCTTCGCGCACCGCGACCTCGGACTAGTACTCGAGGATTACTTGAGCGGGAGGGGGTTCTTCCTCTACACTGGCCGAGCTCCGAGTAAGGCACCTATGCACATAGCGCACATCGTCCCCTTTATCATGACGAGATGGCTTCAGGAGAAGTTCAACGTGAACGTATATATCGAGATACCCGACGAGGAGAAGTTCCTCGCCAAGAAAGTGGAATCGCTAGAGGAGGTGGAGCCTTACGTGAAGCAGGACATCCTGAACATCGCAGCTCTAGGCTTCGACGAGAACAAGACCTTCATATTCAGAGACTCCGAGTACATAGGCAGAATGTATAAGCCTGCAGTCCTGGTGGCACGCCACATAAACTTTTCAACGGCTCGTGCGGTCTTCGGCTTCGACGGAGAGACAAGCATAGGGCTGATTTTCTACCCAGCTCTTCAAATAGTACCAACGCTCTTTGAGAAGAAGCGCCCCCTGATACCCTGTGGCATCGACCAGGACCCCTACTTCAGGCTCCAGCGCGACATCGCGCCGCGGTTAAATAGGTTTAAAACCTCCGAGATCCTGGCTAAGCTCGCGTGGGGGCTCACGGGACCCGAGAGCAAGATGTCCGCGTCTGAACCGGAAACCGCTATAATGCTGAATGACTCTCCAGAAGCTGTAAAGAGGAAGATCATGAATGCTTTCACCGGCGGGCGCGCCACCGTAGAGGAGCAACGGAAGCTCGGTGGCGCGCCCGAGGTCTGCACGGTTTTTCACTGGTACACTCTACTCTTTGAAGAGGATGATAAGAAGCTAGAAGAAAGGTACTGGGCGTGCAAAACCGGCAAGCTTCTGTGCGGTGAGTGTAAGGCCGAGCTGGTAAAGAGGATAAACAACTTTCTTTCACTGCACAGCAAACGGGTGGCTGACGCTGAGAGGAAGGTATCTAAATTCATGTATGATGGCAAACTCGCCAGCGAGATGTGGAACTGGGAATTCAAGACTTAG
- a CDS encoding 30S ribosomal protein S17 has product MAKRHVGIPGLNPPEKKCDDPLCPWHGTLSVRGQLLRVRVEDLKMNRAAVVVHEYLHYNPKYKRYERRRTKKHVRVPPCIDVKPGDEVIIGETRPLAKSISFVVLGKA; this is encoded by the coding sequence CATGTAGGTATTCCGGGGCTAAACCCTCCCGAGAAGAAGTGCGATGACCCCCTCTGCCCTTGGCATGGCACCCTTTCGGTCAGAGGACAACTGCTTAGGGTCAGAGTTGAGGACTTGAAAATGAACAGGGCAGCTGTCGTTGTACACGAGTACCTTCACTACAACCCGAAGTACAAGAGGTACGAGCGCCGCAGGACGAAAAAGCACGTCCGAGTGCCTCCCTGCATAGACGTTAAACCTGGAGATGAAGTGATAATAGGTGAAACGCGGCCGCTTGCGAAGTCTATATCATTTGTGGTGCTCGGTAAGGCCTGA
- the rpl14p gene encoding 50S ribosomal protein L14: MAKRGPKTVGVSYRLGLTPGVFMESLVKVADNSGATLAKVIGVPHYKAVWRRIPGAAVGDVVAVSIRAGKPELRKQVMRAIVIRQRRPYRRADGTWIAFEDNAVVIITPEGEPKGTEIRGPLAKEAAERWPKLPPMASIII; the protein is encoded by the coding sequence GTGGCGAAGAGAGGTCCTAAGACGGTTGGAGTGTCCTATAGGCTCGGCCTCACCCCAGGCGTTTTCATGGAGAGCCTCGTAAAGGTTGCGGATAACTCCGGTGCAACGCTTGCAAAGGTCATAGGTGTTCCTCACTATAAGGCTGTGTGGAGGAGGATTCCGGGAGCAGCTGTAGGCGATGTCGTTGCGGTTTCAATTCGTGCCGGTAAGCCTGAGCTCAGAAAGCAGGTCATGAGAGCTATAGTTATCAGGCAGAGGAGGCCCTACAGAAGAGCAGACGGAACGTGGATAGCATTCGAGGATAACGCTGTCGTGATCATAACGCCCGAGGGGGAGCCGAAAGGGACTGAGATAAGGGGGCCTCTGGCTAAGGAGGCAGCTGAGAGGTGGCCTAAGCTACCTCCAATGGCCTCAATAATAATTTAG